Proteins encoded within one genomic window of Thiothrix litoralis:
- a CDS encoding DUF433 domain-containing protein, giving the protein MPEKESTSRITMEAGKRSGKPCIRGLRIAVYDVLGWLAAGMTTSEILEDFPELEIAVVEAKNERIAAGYGQCVAEMIAAQRYNQRDGKELPHIYGVVTTGHAWKFLRLNETVIYIDREDYYINDPAKIIGVLDVMLR; this is encoded by the coding sequence ATGCCTGAAAAAGAATCGACCAGCAGAATCACGATGGAAGCAGGCAAGCGTAGCGGAAAGCCCTGTATACGTGGTCTGCGGATTGCGGTTTATGATGTGTTGGGTTGGCTTGCGGCGGGTATGACTACATCGGAAATCCTCGAAGATTTCCCAGAGCTGGAGATTGCCGTTGTTGAAGCTAAAAATGAACGTATTGCGGCGGGATATGGGCAGTGCGTGGCGGAAATGATTGCGGCACAACGTTATAACCAACGGGATGGGAAAGAGTTGCCGCATATTTATGGTGTGGTGACGACAGGTCATGCGTGGAAGTTTTTACGACTGAATGAGACTGTGATTTATATTGACCGTGAGGATTATTACATCAATGACCCCGCAAAAATTATCGGGGTGTTGGATGTTATGTTGCGGTAG
- a CDS encoding peptide chain release factor 3 produces the protein MTDRLTETARRRTFAIISHPDAGKTTMTEKVLLFGGAIQLAGTIKGRKAGRHATSDWMTMEKERGISVTSSVMQFPYNGRIVNLLDTPGHEDFSEDTYRVLTAVDSALMVIDVAKGVEERTIKLMEVCRLRDTPIMTFINKLDREGKEPIELLDEVETVLNIQCAPITWPIGMGKRLKGIYHLYEDKVILYKPSTERRQDYDEIQGLDNPELDKLLGSQADELREEIELVKGASHTFELQAYLDGKLTPVYFGTALNSFGIRELLDGFVENAPAPQARPTTTRKVEAAEEPFTGFVFKIQANMDPQHRDRMAFMRICSGKFEKGMKVKHVRIGKDVKIPDALTFMASDREHVEDAYPGDIIGLHNHGSIRIGDTFTMGENLQFTGIPNFAPELFRRAQLRDPLKMKQLQKGLEQLCEEGATQLFKPINNNDLILGAVGVLQFDVVAQRLKDEYKVDALFEGVNVQTARWVTSTNEKKFEEFKTKAAQNLAYDHSGELVYIAPTRINLQMAQEKWPDIKFHSTREHGVESR, from the coding sequence ATGACCGACCGCCTAACCGAAACCGCCCGCCGCCGCACTTTCGCCATTATTTCCCACCCGGATGCGGGTAAGACCACCATGACCGAAAAGGTGTTGCTATTCGGGGGCGCAATCCAGCTTGCAGGCACGATCAAGGGGCGCAAAGCCGGTCGCCACGCCACCTCCGACTGGATGACGATGGAAAAGGAACGTGGTATTTCCGTTACCTCATCAGTCATGCAGTTCCCCTACAACGGGCGCATCGTCAACCTGCTCGACACGCCGGGGCATGAGGATTTCTCGGAAGACACCTACCGCGTACTCACCGCCGTTGACTCCGCGCTGATGGTTATCGACGTAGCGAAAGGCGTCGAAGAACGCACCATCAAGCTGATGGAAGTGTGCCGCCTGCGCGATACGCCGATCATGACCTTCATCAACAAGCTCGACCGCGAAGGCAAAGAGCCGATTGAATTGCTGGATGAAGTTGAAACCGTCCTCAATATCCAATGCGCCCCGATCACCTGGCCTATCGGCATGGGCAAACGCCTCAAAGGGATTTATCACCTTTACGAAGACAAGGTAATCCTCTACAAGCCCAGCACCGAGCGCCGTCAGGATTACGACGAAATTCAAGGGCTGGACAACCCCGAACTCGACAAGTTGCTTGGTTCACAAGCAGACGAATTACGCGAAGAAATTGAGCTGGTGAAAGGCGCAAGCCACACATTCGAGCTACAAGCCTACCTCGACGGCAAGCTCACCCCAGTGTATTTCGGCACAGCCTTAAACAGCTTCGGCATCCGTGAATTGCTGGACGGTTTCGTGGAAAATGCGCCCGCACCGCAAGCCCGCCCGACCACCACCCGTAAAGTGGAAGCAGCGGAAGAACCCTTCACCGGCTTCGTCTTCAAGATTCAGGCGAACATGGACCCGCAACACCGTGACCGTATGGCCTTCATGCGCATCTGTTCCGGCAAATTTGAAAAGGGCATGAAGGTTAAGCATGTGCGCATCGGCAAGGATGTGAAAATCCCCGACGCGCTCACCTTCATGGCATCCGACCGCGAGCATGTGGAAGACGCTTACCCCGGCGACATCATTGGCCTGCACAACCACGGCAGCATCCGCATTGGCGATACCTTCACGATGGGTGAAAACCTGCAATTTACCGGCATCCCCAACTTCGCCCCGGAACTGTTCCGCCGTGCGCAATTGCGTGACCCGCTGAAAATGAAACAGCTCCAGAAAGGTTTGGAGCAGTTGTGCGAAGAGGGCGCAACCCAGCTTTTCAAACCGATCAATAACAATGACCTGATCCTTGGTGCGGTCGGTGTACTCCAGTTCGACGTGGTGGCGCAACGCCTCAAGGATGAATACAAGGTCGATGCGCTGTTTGAAGGCGTGAACGTACAAACAGCACGTTGGGTGACCTCTACCAATGAAAAGAAGTTTGAGGAATTTAAAACCAAAGCAGCGCAAAATTTAGCTTACGACCATTCGGGCGAGTTGGTTTATATTGCCCCGACGCGTATTAATCTACAAATGGCGCAGGAAAAATGGCCAGATATTAAATTCCATTCCACGCGTGAACATGGTGTGGAAAGTCGCTGA